Genomic DNA from bacterium:
CGCGGAGGAGAAGAGCGTCTCTTATATTGTCTTCAAAGTGCTGAATGTGACGGTGAACCTGGCCGCCAACCTCTATTTCATTTTTTACCGTAAACAGGGCGTGGAGGGCATCTTTTGGGCTAACCTGGTCTCAGCCGTCTTTACGCTGATGATGACCCTGCCCCTGATCCAACGCCGGGCTGCGTTCTCTTTTTCATCGCCGCTGCTAAAAAAGCTGTTTCTCTTCGGCCTTCCGGCGCTGCCCTCAGGACTCGCCATTGCGCTGATGGATTCGGCAGACCGGATTTTTTTAGAGCGTCTGGCCTCTCTGCAGTCGGTGGGATTGTACAACTCGGGCAGCAAGCTGGGCATGAGCATGGCGCTGCTGGTGGCGGCCTTTCGATTCGCCTGGCCGCCGGTTTTTCTTTCCGTGGCCAAACAGGCGGATGCGGAATCCGTCTACCGGCGGGCACTGACCTATTTGATCGCCGTCTGTTTTTTCTTTTTCCTGTTGATCTCTGTTTTTCTCGATCCGATCTCCCGGTTGTCCATTGGTCCTTACCATCTGATCGGTCCTGAATACTGGCCGGCGAACCGGATCGTGCCGGTGATCCTGCTGGCCTATATTTTCTATGCCGCCTATCTCAACTTTTATGTGGGTGTGTATCTGAAGGACAGAACGGTATACATCATCTGGGCCACGCTGGCCGGCGTAGCGGTGAATCTGTTCGCCAACCGTGCGCTGATCCCCAACCTGGACATCGACGGCGCCGCGTGGGCGCGTCTGCTCTCTTACGCCGCCATGGCCGGCAGCCTATTCGTT
This window encodes:
- a CDS encoding oligosaccharide flippase family protein encodes the protein AEEKSVSYIVFKVLNVTVNLAANLYFIFYRKQGVEGIFWANLVSAVFTLMMTLPLIQRRAAFSFSSPLLKKLFLFGLPALPSGLAIALMDSADRIFLERLASLQSVGLYNSGSKLGMSMALLVAAFRFAWPPVFLSVAKQADAESVYRRALTYLIAVCFFFFLLISVFLDPISRLSIGPYHLIGPEYWPANRIVPVILLAYIFYAAYLNFYVGVYLKDRTVYIIWATLAGVAVNLFANRALIPNLDIDGAAWARLLSYAAMAGSLFVFSQRCYPIHYEWKRLLHLSLVTAVLFTLARTPVVKARVWLGALLLLGFPLLLAVTGFFYPDERGPFKRFLHKGDL